In one window of Clavelina lepadiformis chromosome 4, kaClaLepa1.1, whole genome shotgun sequence DNA:
- the LOC143452764 gene encoding allene oxide synthase-lipoxygenase protein-like: MRETTYKVIVKTSSAYAGAATNATVSFNLFGENGNDSTGFIALDNFWANDFEKGEVDEFEIKAKNVGLPSVVHIKLIHGWLGKDAWFCDYFQIETNGQKSLYPIYDWIEDELSVTRSEATLPQDSSSFLRQMRHNEVENNKQKYEWIPNLTKKDLGWGLPRSLTQLNHDDLPPIFKRPELRDQNFEQKKFEPKFDRILSLIKTTLCPITKLEDYHDLNRREFSDRQRTNYADDWDTDEGMGRQVLTGINPLAFSQCHELPTYFNVTNADVAATLGPNTSLEMEMKAGKIYILDEKKFLEKLERNLYFDTDQPLHCANAVGLFHVNSKGNFVPIAIQLVPGDRDYLFTPADSKDDWLLAKLYFRTAECTLHEWDAHLFSTHIFVEPFAISLFRCFSRCHPLYKLLRPHLQTVVAINTEGRPTLIAPGSPANKAIATVSAGALRILFKESMLDDLNIMKRLKKQALDDPNTLPNFHYRDDATALWQILERHISKMIRHFYKSDEDVCNDYELQDYANDVAHNGLGWQDGNTHGMSDEITTIEQLVDLCQMLIFTCSVQHAAVNFGQYETYRFVPNCPWAMRLPPHKKGEATMQRIMDSLPDVKLGLAAIGFSYILSSFSPDERYLGDYPEHHFTDLEVTRMREEYRSELREAEAKMKKRNEGLEHPYTWLLPDRVPNCIAI, translated from the exons ATGAGAGAAACTACATACAAAGTCATTGTGAAG ACTTCTTCGGCTTACGCTGGTGCAGCGACCAACGCCACTGTCTCTTTTAACTTGTTTGGCGAGAACGGCAACGACTCTACTGGATTTATAGCTCTTGATAACTTTTGGGCGAACGACTTTGAAAAGGGTGAAGTTGACGAATTTGAAATTAAGGCTAAAAACGTCGGTCTGCCTTCGGTTGTCCATATCA AACTGATCCATGGTTGGTTAGGCAAAGATGCGTGGTTTTGTGATTACTTTCAAATCGAAACAAACGGACAAAAGTCCCTTTACCCCATCTATGATTGGATTGAGGATGAATTGAGTGTTACACGCAGCGAAG CGACTCTTCCTCAGGACTCATCAAGCTTCCTCCGTCAGATGAGACACAACGAGGTGGAAAACAACAAACAGAAATACGAATGGATTCCGAATCTGACGAAAAAGGATCTCGGCTGGGGGCTTCCCCGTTCCCTTACTCAGCTCAACCACGACGATTTGCCGCCCATTTTCAAGCGCCCCGAACTCCGAGACCAGAATTTCGAACAGAAGAAGTTTGAACCGAAGTTTGACAGAATTCTGTCTCTCATAAAAA caacactTTGTCCAATTACGAAACTGGAAGACTACCATGACTTGAACAGACGGGAATTCAGTGACCGGCAAAGAACAAACTACGCAGACGA ttggGACACAGACGAAGGAATGGGCCGACAGGTTCTAACAGGTATAAACCCGCTTGCTTTCTCTCAATGCCATGAACTCCCGACATACTTCAACGTCACAAATGCTGACGTTGCAGCAACATTGGGTCCAAACACCAGCTTGGAGATGGAAATGAAG GCTGGAAAAATTTATATTCTTGACGAGAAGAAATTCTTGGAGAAACTTGAAAGAAATCTTTATTTCGATACCGATCAACCACTTCATTGCGCCAATGCTGTTGGTTTGTTTCACGTAAATTCGAAAGGAAATTTTGTTCCAATTGCAATTCAGCTCGTACCAGGGGATCGGGATTATCTCTTCACTCCTGCCGACTCAAAGGATGACTGGCTTTTGGCAAAACTCTATTTTAGAACCGCAGAATGCACTTTACATGAG TGGGATGCACATCTTTTCAGCACTCATATTTTCGTTGAGCCGTTTGCCATTTCTCTATTTCGATGTTTCTCCCGGTGTCATCCTCTTTATAAGCTACTGAGACCTCATCTTCAAACTGTTGTGGCTATAAATACAGAAGGAAGACCAACTCTAATAGCTCCTGGCAGCCCAGCCAACAAAGCAATTGCTACAG TGTCTGCTGGGGCGTTAAGAATTCTATTTAAAGAAAGCATGTTAGACGACTTGAACATCATGAAGAGATTGAAAAAACAAG CTCTGGATGACCCAAACACACTCCCAAACTTTCATTACCGTGATGACGCCACAGCTCTCTGGCAAATATTGGAAAGACACATCAGTAAGATGATTCGCCATTTCTATAAATCTGACGAG GATGTTTGCAACGATTATGAGCTCCAGGATTACGCCAATGACGTTGCACATAATGGACTTGGCTGGCAGGATGGCAACACTCATGGAATGTCTGATGAGATTACAACAATTGAACAACTG GTCGATTTATGCCAAATGTTGATCTTCACTTGCTCGGTACAACACGCAGCAGTTAACTTTGGTCAGTACGAGACTTACAGATTTGTTCCGAATTGTCCATGGGCGATGAGATTGCCACCTCATAAGAAAGGAGAG GCTACCATGCAAAGGATCATGGACTCTCTTCCGGATGTTAAACTGGGTCTTGCTGCAATTGGGTTTTCTTATATCCTGTCCTCCTTTTCACCAGATGAG AGATACCTTGGAGATTATCCGGAGCACCATTTCACTGATCTTGAGGTCACTAGGATGCGTGAAGAGTACAGGAGCGAACTCAGAGAGGCAGAAGCGAAGATGAAGAAACGAAACGAGGGACTGGAGCATCCCTACACTTGGCTTCTTCCAGATCGTGTCCCTAATTGCATCGCAATTTAA